A DNA window from Actinomadura coerulea contains the following coding sequences:
- a CDS encoding TetR-like C-terminal domain-containing protein, which translates to MSHRRSATHHYPNPRNATIRALIERGLAEGRLNPALAPDTVRDLLFGPLIYHWLVTGHLTTATANSLADAACAAVRRASPPTGRAGGTAGPGR; encoded by the coding sequence GTGTCGCATCGCCGAAGCGCTACGCACCACTACCCGAACCCCAGGAACGCCACCATCCGCGCCTTGATCGAACGCGGATTGGCCGAGGGCCGCCTCAACCCCGCGCTCGCCCCTGACACGGTCCGCGACCTGCTCTTCGGCCCCCTCATCTACCACTGGCTCGTCACCGGCCACCTGACGACCGCGACAGCGAACAGCCTTGCTGACGCCGCCTGCGCAGCGGTTCGACGCGCCTCTCCCCCGACAGGTCGAGCAGGCGGCACGGCGGGACCAGGTCGCTGA
- a CDS encoding FAD-dependent monooxygenase, producing the protein MTRTDVMTAARMAPKRKVLISGAGIAGPALAFWLTRHGYAVTVVEKAGSLRSGGYPVDVRGTALEVVRRMGILPRLRDAHVDLRRLTFLDGDGGEVASVAPHTVTGGVADRDLEVRRGELTDALYTAVRDDVEFLFNESIDTLDQSGHGVDVTFHTGATRTFDLVFGADGAHSRTREMLFGPEERFHRYLGYCFAVFTMRNTFGLSHETVMWNTPGRAAALYAVGDDDEVHAFLNFARPEPPFGALTNPEAQRELVAAVFADAGWEVPGMLVAMHDADDLFFDGVGQIRMPRWSSGRGALVGDAAYAPSFLTGQGTSLALVGAYMLAGSLADRDHAAGFAAYERDTRGFVTLNQGLVREGGAALFPTTVQALEQRNERLRGLSAMPAADGRPAPSALTLPEFTPMT; encoded by the coding sequence ATGACCCGTACTGATGTGATGACTGCCGCCCGCATGGCGCCGAAGCGCAAGGTCCTGATATCGGGGGCAGGCATCGCAGGCCCCGCTCTCGCTTTCTGGCTGACCCGCCACGGATACGCCGTCACGGTGGTGGAGAAGGCGGGCTCCCTTCGCAGCGGCGGCTATCCCGTCGATGTGCGCGGCACCGCACTGGAGGTCGTCCGGCGGATGGGAATCCTGCCGCGGCTGCGGGACGCGCACGTCGACCTGCGTCGGCTGACCTTCCTCGACGGGGACGGCGGCGAGGTTGCCTCGGTCGCCCCGCACACCGTCACCGGCGGCGTCGCGGACCGGGATCTGGAGGTGCGGCGCGGCGAGTTGACCGACGCCCTGTACACGGCGGTCCGGGATGACGTGGAGTTCTTGTTCAACGAATCCATCGACACCCTCGACCAGTCGGGCCACGGAGTCGACGTCACCTTTCACACGGGCGCCACGCGTACGTTCGACCTGGTTTTCGGTGCGGACGGCGCACACTCACGCACCCGGGAGATGCTGTTCGGGCCCGAAGAACGGTTCCACCGCTACCTCGGCTACTGCTTCGCCGTGTTCACCATGCGCAACACTTTCGGGCTCTCCCATGAGACCGTCATGTGGAATACGCCGGGCAGGGCCGCGGCACTTTACGCCGTGGGGGACGACGACGAAGTCCACGCGTTCTTGAACTTCGCTCGACCGGAACCGCCGTTCGGCGCGTTGACGAACCCGGAGGCCCAACGGGAACTGGTCGCCGCGGTCTTCGCCGACGCGGGGTGGGAAGTCCCGGGCATGCTGGTCGCCATGCACGACGCCGACGACCTGTTCTTCGACGGAGTCGGCCAGATCCGGATGCCCCGCTGGTCCAGCGGCAGGGGCGCGCTGGTGGGAGACGCCGCGTATGCGCCCTCGTTCCTCACCGGGCAGGGAACCAGCCTCGCGCTCGTCGGCGCGTACATGCTCGCCGGTTCCCTGGCCGACCGGGACCACGCGGCGGGCTTCGCCGCCTACGAACGCGACACCCGCGGGTTCGTGACCCTGAACCAGGGGCTGGTCCGCGAGGGCGGTGCCGCACTGTTCCCGACCACTGTCCAGGCCCTGGAGCAGCGGAACGAAAGGCTGCGCGGACTCAGTGCCATGCCCGCCGCGGACGGACGACCGGCCCCTTCGGCCCTCACTTTGCCTGAATTCACGCCAATGACGTAA